Below is a genomic region from Pseudomonadota bacterium.
ATTTTCCCTTTTGTCTTTGCTGCACTCAATGAATGAAGAGCATTTTTTACAATTCCGTTTGTCTTATGATAGTGCATTATATCAGCCCAGGCAAAACCTCCCATAGCAAGATGCGCCAGGTAAGGTATATCCGGGCTCACGCTGCCTAATGTTAGAAAATTTTTATTTTCGCGAAGTATTTTCCCGAATTTTTGATCAACGGCAAATGACTTGATAGCACTTGCCACAATCGCCATATGAGTATATGCGCCAGCCATATTAACCTCTTCTTCTTATTTTCTAAACGAATAGCATTTATTCTTCATCTTCTTCATCATAGTCCGGGTATTGTAGCGGAGATTCACCAACCGACTTAATCAGCTTAAGATGTTTTTTCTTCGAATTCGTTTCATCAATATTTTGAACTCGAATTCGATGCCACCAATCATCCCCAAAATCGAAGAGGTAGTGAAAGACATCATTTTCACTCAACCCAATATCGCCAATTCGGG
It encodes:
- a CDS encoding plasmid pRiA4b ORF-3 family protein, with amino-acid sequence MGSIYDAPEITHPQNVEDIMGFGKQRKSAAKTRIGDIGLSENDVFHYLFDFGDDWWHRIRVQNIDETNSKKKHLKLIKSVGESPLQYPDYDEEDEE